A window from Enterocloster bolteae encodes these proteins:
- a CDS encoding response regulator transcription factor gives MLRLAIIDDEEETRQIMVNFIDWDTYGITVVGEASDGFAAYDLINSLRPDIVLIDIQMPGMTGLDVLEKIRSEDLISPAFIIMSGYDDFEFARRAVSLAAVEYLLKPFRPDDVIMAIQKSIRHLELIRSSYPDTPSPDSKKKSLAGNAIDFSLLHYPSREEHRLLECLKVGTKESVLGELDCFWNCLCELNGDTESRLNCAIILYVEVCRFLLERGSCFSAPYFENRDSSGSDSSREIHQTLTSIVLDAISLLESGDVSRVYVNKAIQYIQAHYNENLSLDSVANEIELSSPYLSSLFSRILGTTFVNYIQSVRIQKAKELLCGTTMKVYEIAYCIGYDDEKYFSQVFRKTEGITPSQFRAQSSSIPHRM, from the coding sequence ATGCTTAGATTGGCGATTATTGACGATGAAGAGGAAACCCGGCAGATTATGGTCAATTTCATTGACTGGGATACCTATGGAATCACAGTGGTCGGAGAGGCCTCGGATGGTTTCGCCGCCTATGATCTTATCAACTCTTTACGCCCGGATATTGTTTTGATCGATATCCAGATGCCCGGAATGACTGGCCTTGATGTTCTCGAGAAGATCCGTTCAGAGGATTTGATTTCTCCTGCCTTTATTATAATGAGCGGATACGACGACTTTGAATTTGCCAGAAGGGCGGTCAGCCTGGCAGCGGTAGAATATTTATTAAAGCCATTCCGCCCTGACGATGTGATTATGGCAATCCAAAAATCCATCAGGCACCTGGAGCTTATCCGCAGCAGTTACCCGGATACCCCGTCCCCTGACAGTAAAAAAAAGTCACTGGCCGGCAATGCCATTGACTTCTCCCTGCTTCACTACCCTTCCCGCGAAGAACACCGCCTGTTAGAGTGCCTGAAAGTGGGTACAAAAGAAAGTGTTCTAGGGGAGCTTGACTGTTTCTGGAACTGTCTGTGTGAATTAAACGGCGATACTGAAAGCCGTCTGAATTGTGCGATTATCCTTTATGTAGAGGTCTGCCGGTTCCTGCTGGAACGCGGAAGCTGTTTCTCAGCTCCATATTTTGAGAACCGGGATAGCTCTGGCAGTGATAGCTCCCGGGAAATCCACCAGACACTCACATCCATTGTGCTGGATGCTATCTCGCTGCTTGAGTCCGGAGATGTTTCCCGTGTTTATGTAAACAAGGCGATTCAGTATATACAGGCTCACTATAACGAAAATCTGTCTCTGGACAGCGTTGCGAATGAAATTGAGCTCTCGTCCCCCTATCTGAGCAGTCTGTTTTCCAGGATTCTGGGAACCACCTTTGTCAACTATATACAGTCTGTAAGAATCCAGAAGGCTAAGGAGCTTTTATGCGGCACGACCATGAAGGTCTACGAAATCGCCTACTGTATAGGATATGACGACGAGAAATACTTTTCGCAGGTCTTCCGTAAAACGGAAGGAATCACCCCATCCCAATTCAGAGCCCAATCCTCCTCAATTCCCCACCGAATGTAG
- a CDS encoding sensor histidine kinase — protein MKKGFIKQKSRSVMERLMNQSLTVKISVFIYLIVIILFLFLSLFLFGIVGRASEQRLSEEHSKLLRVAILMINSRQQYMIGVADYYALSPDIKNMMDTSNSGLPVATVLDESRFKTPTIIILSTVFYNAEGEAVYYTTKDTSRAPINQKNNDAFQKLASGQATYVWDYIDHNNSDFMKYDFSPKLCLWRAVRDSNDVHMIGAVAVTIDSRSLLGFDETAKQLSENLAIVNSSNQVVYNRSNIDLNEDDIRLLSNNSFGSDAGLYTADLSSGKYRVSYQAIPSTDFVAFFLYRHTPFAFGIDVVYSYILAGLFLYILSLFPSIILVSKMITKPLVSLTKSIQQFAEGQQNVKVQFKYTDEIGLLGKAFNDMVLDNERLRISEYDLRLKNKDAELALMQAQINPHFLYNMLNAIQWQALKSGNKEIADIAYSMAQVFRISLSRGRSIISVKQELDLVSYYLSLQKYRLGKKIDYHIDFDEDVLDRQIPKLILQPLVENSIVHGMAKDSSLNLVISLSVALSEDGKSLHFMIQDNGCGIPPEILRYLPSEVIPAAAEQGQRPNKSNRFAVKNIYDRLTLVYGSDFTFRIHSEQGTSIEIILPVKEIDERSTSNA, from the coding sequence ATGAAAAAGGGGTTTATAAAACAAAAAAGCCGGTCCGTCATGGAACGGCTTATGAATCAAAGTCTGACCGTAAAAATCAGCGTTTTTATTTATTTAATCGTAATCATTCTATTTTTATTTCTCTCTTTATTCCTTTTTGGCATTGTTGGGCGCGCTTCTGAACAGCGGCTGTCTGAGGAGCACTCCAAATTGCTGAGGGTTGCGATTCTTATGATTAACAGCCGCCAGCAGTATATGATTGGCGTAGCAGACTACTATGCTCTGTCTCCTGATATCAAGAATATGATGGATACCAGCAATTCCGGTCTTCCTGTTGCAACCGTCCTGGACGAGTCCAGGTTCAAAACCCCCACAATCATCATTCTCAGCACTGTGTTCTACAATGCCGAAGGCGAGGCTGTCTATTATACTACAAAGGATACCTCCCGGGCGCCAATCAATCAAAAAAATAATGATGCCTTTCAGAAGCTGGCATCAGGACAGGCCACCTATGTATGGGACTATATTGACCACAATAACAGTGATTTTATGAAGTACGATTTTTCTCCCAAGCTGTGTCTGTGGAGAGCAGTCCGGGACAGCAACGATGTCCATATGATCGGAGCCGTAGCTGTTACCATTGACTCCCGTTCCCTGCTTGGCTTCGACGAAACCGCAAAGCAGCTGTCTGAAAACCTGGCAATTGTCAACTCAAGCAACCAGGTGGTCTATAACCGTTCCAATATTGATCTGAATGAGGACGATATCCGTCTGTTATCCAACAACTCCTTTGGCAGCGATGCAGGCCTTTATACGGCTGATTTAAGCAGCGGCAAGTACAGAGTCAGTTACCAGGCCATTCCTTCCACTGATTTTGTGGCGTTTTTCCTCTACCGTCATACTCCGTTTGCTTTTGGGATTGATGTGGTGTACAGCTATATATTAGCCGGATTGTTTCTGTATATTCTCAGTCTGTTCCCATCAATTATACTGGTTTCCAAAATGATCACGAAACCCCTGGTAAGCCTGACAAAATCCATCCAGCAATTTGCAGAGGGGCAGCAGAATGTAAAAGTTCAGTTTAAATATACGGATGAGATTGGCCTTCTGGGAAAAGCTTTTAATGATATGGTTTTGGATAACGAGCGTCTTAGGATATCGGAATATGACTTGCGTTTAAAAAATAAGGATGCAGAGCTTGCCCTGATGCAGGCGCAAATTAATCCACACTTTCTCTACAATATGCTCAATGCGATTCAGTGGCAGGCCCTCAAAAGCGGAAACAAGGAAATCGCTGATATTGCCTATTCCATGGCACAGGTATTCCGGATCAGTCTGAGCCGCGGCAGGAGCATTATTTCAGTGAAGCAGGAACTTGATCTGGTCAGCTACTATTTATCCCTGCAGAAATACCGGCTGGGCAAAAAAATTGACTATCATATTGATTTTGATGAGGATGTCCTTGACCGCCAGATTCCAAAACTGATTCTTCAGCCTCTGGTTGAGAACTCCATCGTTCATGGCATGGCAAAGGATTCTTCCCTCAATCTGGTCATTTCCCTGTCTGTTGCCCTGTCAGAGGATGGAAAATCGTTACACTTTATGATTCAGGATAATGGGTGCGGAATTCCCCCGGAAATTCTCCGGTACTTACCCAGCGAGGTAATCCCGGCTGCGGCGGAACAGGGTCAAAGACCAAATAAAAGCAACCGCTTTGCGGTTAAAAACATTTATGACCGTCTTACACTGGTATATGGAAGCGATTTCACTTTCCGCATTCACAGTGAACAGGGGACATCCATTGAAATTATTCTTCCTGTAAAAGAGATAGATGAAAGGAGTACCTCCAATGCTTAG
- a CDS encoding ABC transporter permease, with protein MLKYIFKRILMMIPVLLGVLFLVFTMNEISPGDPAAMIAGDAASVEVVEQIREDLGLNKPLPVRFFNYTKNLVLHGDLGTSYKTKRPVLDEVMDRLPTTILLSLTSAAFAVFLSIPIGIISAIKQNTWIDNLLMVLALIGVAMPAFWQGLMTIILFSVKLGWFPSYGFTTPAHWFMPVLTIGTGAMASLVRITRSSMLEVIRQDYIRTARAKGQTERKVIISHALRNSMIPIITAIAIQLGSMLGGAIVTETVFAIPGIGMLMIQSIKARDYPTIQGAVVVIAVMFSLLNLVVDIIYTFVDPRLKSIYQTKRKVKHFIAKSET; from the coding sequence GTGCTAAAATATATTTTTAAGCGTATTTTGATGATGATTCCGGTTCTTCTGGGTGTTTTGTTCCTGGTGTTCACCATGAACGAGATTTCTCCCGGCGATCCGGCGGCAATGATTGCCGGCGACGCAGCTTCCGTGGAAGTTGTGGAGCAGATTCGTGAAGATCTGGGACTGAACAAGCCGCTGCCGGTCCGATTTTTTAATTATACTAAAAATCTCGTACTCCATGGCGACCTGGGTACATCCTACAAGACAAAACGTCCTGTTTTGGATGAAGTTATGGATCGGCTGCCTACAACCATACTTTTGTCATTAACCAGCGCGGCATTTGCGGTGTTTCTCTCCATTCCGATTGGAATTATCTCCGCCATCAAGCAGAACACCTGGATCGACAATCTGCTGATGGTACTGGCTCTGATTGGTGTGGCAATGCCGGCATTCTGGCAGGGCTTGATGACCATAATACTGTTCTCCGTTAAGCTGGGATGGTTTCCAAGCTATGGATTTACAACACCGGCTCACTGGTTCATGCCGGTTCTGACCATCGGCACCGGCGCTATGGCGTCTTTGGTCAGGATTACCCGTTCCAGTATGCTGGAGGTTATCCGTCAGGACTACATACGGACTGCCAGGGCAAAAGGCCAGACCGAACGGAAAGTCATTATTTCCCATGCATTAAGAAACTCAATGATCCCAATTATCACAGCGATTGCCATTCAGCTGGGCAGTATGCTGGGCGGAGCAATTGTGACAGAAACTGTCTTTGCGATTCCAGGCATAGGGATGCTGATGATTCAGTCCATTAAAGCCCGCGATTACCCCACCATTCAGGGAGCTGTGGTTGTAATTGCTGTTATGTTCAGTCTTTTGAACCTGGTGGTAGACATTATATACACCTTTGTGGATCCCAGACTGAAATCCATTTACCAGACCAAAAGAAAAGTTAAACACTTTATTGCCAAAAGTGAGACATAA
- a CDS encoding ABC transporter permease, which yields MMKARTGGKPRKTTKKYGTSQWGEAWIRLKRDKKAMMGLVIICILLCCALVPSLLAPYGLDEQRPAEALQWPNLLHLMGTDNFGRDIFSRIIYGARTSIVVGFIAVGFACITGTLIGAAAGYYGGKADNVLMRFMDVLMAIPSTLLAISIAAALGSGLVNLMIAAGIGTIPSYARTVRASVLTVKDQEYIEAARAGGASDLRIVLRHILPNCLAPIIVRSTLGVASAILTCASLSYIGLGIQPPTPEWGNMLNTGKAYLLNEWYMALFPGLAIMMVILALNLLGDGLRDALDPRMKR from the coding sequence ATGATGAAAGCAAGGACCGGGGGGAAACCCCGTAAAACCACAAAGAAATACGGAACCTCTCAGTGGGGAGAAGCCTGGATCCGTCTGAAGCGGGACAAGAAGGCTATGATGGGATTGGTTATTATATGTATTCTGCTGTGCTGCGCGTTGGTACCCAGCCTTCTGGCTCCCTATGGTTTGGATGAGCAGCGTCCCGCGGAAGCACTGCAGTGGCCCAATCTGCTGCATCTTATGGGGACAGACAACTTTGGACGGGACATTTTCAGCCGTATTATCTACGGTGCGAGAACATCCATAGTGGTTGGCTTTATAGCTGTTGGCTTCGCCTGCATCACGGGTACCCTGATAGGCGCGGCCGCGGGCTACTATGGCGGTAAAGCGGACAATGTGCTTATGCGCTTCATGGATGTTCTTATGGCAATCCCAAGCACCCTGCTGGCAATTTCTATTGCAGCGGCCCTGGGATCAGGCTTGGTCAATCTGATGATTGCGGCAGGAATCGGTACGATTCCCTCCTATGCCAGGACAGTACGTGCCTCGGTTCTTACCGTTAAGGATCAGGAATATATAGAAGCCGCGCGGGCCGGGGGTGCCAGTGATTTGAGGATTGTTCTGCGCCATATTCTCCCAAATTGTTTGGCACCCATCATCGTGCGCTCTACTTTAGGCGTTGCAAGCGCGATTCTCACCTGTGCGTCACTGAGCTACATCGGACTGGGTATTCAGCCGCCCACACCCGAATGGGGTAATATGCTGAACACCGGTAAAGCGTATCTGCTGAACGAATGGTACATGGCGCTGTTTCCCGGGCTGGCAATTATGATGGTTATTCTGGCGCTGAACCTGCTTGGCGACGGATTGCGGGATGCCCTGGATCCCAGAATGAAACGGTAA
- a CDS encoding ABC transporter ATP-binding protein has translation MNETLLEIKDLVIHYETDSGVVEAVNGMNLVLNKGQSLGLVGETGAGKTTTALGILRLLSEPPARIISGEIHFEGRDVLAMDKDTLQKYRGKKVSMIFQDPMTSLNPVMTIGEQVMESLEIHEPNLSREELAAKAQETLEMVGIREERFNDYPHQFSGGMKQRVVIAIALCCNPELLIADEPTTALDVTIQAQVLDMIRTLRNELQTSMILITHDLGLVVENCDMVAIIYAGEIVEYGNLADIFENARHPYTVGLFGCIPNIDKDVHRLKPIEGLMPDPMNLPDGCPFHDRCEYCMEICRKEKPADLEIAPGHIVKCHLCDTGEKEGSK, from the coding sequence ATGAACGAGACATTATTAGAAATAAAGGATCTTGTGATCCACTATGAAACTGACAGCGGCGTCGTGGAAGCGGTTAACGGGATGAATCTGGTATTGAATAAGGGCCAGTCTCTGGGCCTGGTGGGCGAGACCGGCGCTGGGAAAACCACTACCGCCCTGGGAATCCTACGGCTTTTGTCCGAGCCTCCTGCCCGGATCATCAGCGGTGAGATCCACTTTGAAGGCAGGGATGTCCTTGCCATGGATAAGGATACCCTGCAAAAATATCGGGGCAAAAAGGTCTCTATGATCTTTCAGGACCCCATGACCTCCCTCAACCCGGTCATGACAATCGGCGAGCAGGTCATGGAATCCCTGGAAATTCATGAGCCCAACCTTTCCAGAGAAGAACTTGCGGCAAAGGCGCAGGAAACCCTGGAAATGGTCGGTATCCGGGAGGAGCGTTTCAACGACTACCCCCATCAATTTTCCGGCGGTATGAAACAGAGAGTGGTCATTGCTATTGCTCTGTGCTGTAACCCGGAGCTGCTCATTGCCGATGAACCCACTACTGCACTGGATGTAACAATTCAGGCCCAGGTGCTGGATATGATCCGCACCCTGAGAAATGAATTACAGACCTCGATGATACTGATTACCCACGATCTCGGCTTGGTGGTGGAGAACTGCGATATGGTGGCCATCATTTATGCCGGTGAAATCGTGGAGTATGGCAATCTGGCAGATATTTTTGAAAATGCCAGGCACCCTTACACCGTTGGCCTGTTTGGGTGTATTCCAAACATTGACAAGGATGTTCACAGGCTGAAGCCCATTGAAGGACTGATGCCCGATCCAATGAATCTGCCGGATGGATGCCCCTTCCATGACCGCTGCGAATACTGCATGGAGATCTGCCGGAAGGAAAAACCCGCGGATCTGGAGATTGCTCCGGGCCATATTGTCAAGTGCCATCTTTGTGACACCGGGGAAAAGGAGGGATCAAAATGA
- a CDS encoding ABC transporter ATP-binding protein, whose translation MSVLLEIRNLKKYFHVPDGWLHAVDDVSFSLEAGKTLGIVGESGCGKSTLGRTIVRLLDSTEGEICFDGKRITNARGKELKKLHTDMQIIFQDPFSSLNPRMTVKQIIAEPLRCCERLSAREIDKRVDELMELVGLASRLAGSYPHELDGGRRQRIGIARALALNPRFIVCDEPVSALDVSIQAQILNLMQDLQERLGLTYIFITHDLSVVKHISDEIMVMYLGQVVEKCGSDDLFKDPRHPYTKALLSAIPIPSLGVKRERIFLKGELTSPVNPRPGCRFAPRCPYADEECFKRNPLLADDGRGHFAACHHI comes from the coding sequence ATGAGTGTGCTATTAGAAATCAGAAACCTGAAAAAATACTTTCATGTTCCTGACGGCTGGCTGCATGCCGTGGATGATGTGTCTTTTTCTCTGGAGGCAGGCAAAACCCTGGGAATCGTGGGAGAGTCCGGCTGCGGCAAATCAACATTGGGCCGTACCATTGTACGCCTTCTGGACTCCACAGAAGGAGAAATATGCTTTGACGGAAAGAGGATCACAAACGCCAGAGGAAAGGAACTGAAGAAACTGCACACGGACATGCAAATCATCTTTCAGGATCCCTTTTCCTCCCTGAATCCCCGTATGACCGTTAAGCAGATTATCGCGGAACCGCTGCGCTGCTGTGAAAGATTATCTGCAAGGGAGATTGATAAGCGTGTAGATGAGTTGATGGAGCTTGTAGGCCTGGCCAGCCGGCTGGCAGGAAGCTATCCTCATGAGTTGGACGGCGGACGCCGTCAGCGTATCGGTATTGCCCGGGCATTGGCTCTTAACCCCAGGTTCATTGTCTGTGACGAGCCTGTTTCCGCACTGGATGTTTCCATTCAGGCCCAGATCCTGAATCTGATGCAGGATCTGCAGGAGCGGCTGGGGCTGACATATATTTTCATCACCCACGATCTATCGGTTGTCAAACATATTTCAGATGAAATTATGGTGATGTATCTGGGACAGGTTGTGGAAAAATGCGGCTCCGATGATTTATTTAAGGACCCGCGCCACCCATATACCAAAGCCCTGCTTTCTGCAATCCCAATTCCCAGCTTAGGTGTAAAACGGGAGAGAATTTTTCTGAAGGGAGAGCTGACATCTCCCGTCAACCCCAGGCCTGGCTGCCGGTTTGCTCCCCGCTGCCCTTATGCGGACGAAGAATGTTTCAAAAGAAACCCCTTATTGGCGGATGACGGCCGCGGGCATTTCGCCGCCTGCCATCATATTTAA
- a CDS encoding ABC transporter substrate-binding protein: MKRKLALVMAMLMVLGTLPACSSNSGGSPSEKGGSAVSGGAAGTEAGAVIETGDKINSTYTNNTPDANLSVTAVEDTLTIALASEPPSLDIFQLSDSAATLVSKVHCEGLLRRNDATMEYEGVLAKSWENVDDTTIRFHLRDDVYFHNGEKMTAEDVLYMYQRGNELPLQSSFYNMYDLEKCKIIDDYTLDIVTFEPFPPMEDFMSDPADCVLSKKAIESSTPEALVRDLNGAGTGPYKFVEWIAGDRIVFERNENYWGEKPEFKNLVFRIITDSTARTLAFEAGDVDICMQPLTTSVDSLRQNPNCDIWTCDTFTTANIVFNCTVAPLDNKQVRQALAYALDLDTIVDTVYSGTGRKHDSFFTPQNEGYHPADPEKDKALLEYNPEKAKELLAEAGYPDGFTIKLWTNENQNRIDLAEILQNNWGAIGVKVDVSIMEFATLMAEYSKGIHEVVICAFAPTGKDGQFYYPYMHSTGPFRRNYAGIRNPEIDKLMENAQSSLDKEERAADYAKVIDILREEVYMIPLHNSENIFGVRSTLTNFEPNPVSLPRLAIVKSK; the protein is encoded by the coding sequence ATGAAAAGGAAATTAGCACTGGTTATGGCAATGCTCATGGTGCTGGGTACATTACCCGCCTGCAGCAGCAATAGCGGCGGTTCCCCGTCTGAGAAGGGGGGAAGTGCTGTATCCGGCGGGGCTGCCGGAACAGAGGCTGGCGCCGTCATCGAGACAGGCGATAAGATCAATTCCACCTACACAAACAATACTCCCGATGCTAACCTGTCTGTAACTGCTGTGGAAGATACGCTTACCATTGCTCTGGCCAGTGAGCCTCCGTCCCTGGACATTTTTCAGCTGTCCGACAGTGCTGCTACTCTGGTTTCAAAGGTTCATTGTGAGGGCCTGCTGAGGCGTAATGACGCAACCATGGAATATGAAGGTGTCCTGGCAAAATCCTGGGAGAACGTGGACGACACAACGATTCGGTTCCATCTGAGAGATGACGTTTACTTCCACAACGGCGAAAAAATGACGGCCGAGGACGTTTTGTACATGTACCAGCGCGGCAATGAGCTGCCGCTGCAAAGCTCCTTCTACAATATGTACGATCTGGAGAAGTGTAAGATCATCGACGACTATACCCTGGATATCGTCACCTTTGAGCCCTTCCCTCCTATGGAAGATTTTATGAGCGACCCCGCGGACTGCGTTCTGAGCAAGAAGGCAATTGAAAGTTCGACTCCTGAGGCCCTTGTCCGGGATCTGAACGGAGCAGGTACCGGCCCATACAAGTTTGTTGAATGGATTGCCGGTGACCGCATTGTGTTTGAGCGCAACGAGAATTACTGGGGCGAAAAGCCTGAGTTCAAGAACCTGGTATTCCGTATCATTACCGACTCCACTGCCAGAACCCTGGCTTTTGAGGCAGGTGACGTGGATATCTGCATGCAGCCTCTGACCACTTCTGTGGACTCTCTGCGCCAGAATCCCAACTGCGATATCTGGACCTGCGATACTTTCACCACTGCCAATATTGTGTTCAACTGTACGGTGGCGCCTCTGGACAACAAGCAGGTTCGCCAGGCCCTGGCCTATGCCCTTGACCTGGATACTATAGTTGACACTGTTTACTCCGGAACCGGCAGAAAGCATGACAGCTTCTTCACTCCCCAGAATGAAGGCTACCACCCTGCTGATCCTGAAAAGGATAAAGCCTTGTTGGAGTATAACCCGGAGAAAGCCAAAGAGCTGCTGGCTGAGGCAGGTTACCCTGATGGCTTTACCATCAAGCTCTGGACTAACGAAAACCAAAACCGTATTGACCTTGCAGAAATCCTACAGAATAACTGGGGCGCTATCGGTGTCAAGGTTGATGTCTCCATTATGGAGTTCGCGACGCTGATGGCTGAGTACAGCAAGGGAATCCATGAAGTTGTCATCTGTGCCTTTGCCCCCACCGGTAAGGACGGCCAGTTCTACTACCCTTATATGCATTCCACAGGTCCCTTCAGAAGAAACTATGCGGGAATCAGAAATCCTGAAATCGACAAGCTGATGGAAAATGCCCAGAGCAGCCTGGATAAAGAGGAGCGTGCAGCGGACTACGCTAAGGTTATTGATATTTTGCGTGAAGAAGTCTATATGATTCCCCTGCACAACTCTGAGAATATTTTTGGTGTTCGTTCCACACTGACCAACTTTGAACCAAACCCAGTAAGTTTACCGCGTCTGGCAATTGTCAAATCTAAATAG
- a CDS encoding RidA family protein, whose protein sequence is MEIIRHDMCKHFARVTEYNGVLYFTGHIAAGKQPTMTEQMVALTHRLDELLEQFGSDKNHILYAKINIHDWSMFDEFNAVWDAWFDPGCMPARTTAQSVLTDGYLVEITLTAAKISNN, encoded by the coding sequence ATGGAAATCATAAGACACGATATGTGTAAACACTTTGCAAGAGTAACGGAATATAATGGTGTTCTGTACTTTACAGGTCACATCGCTGCAGGAAAACAGCCCACCATGACCGAGCAGATGGTTGCCCTGACCCACCGCCTGGATGAGCTGCTGGAACAGTTTGGATCCGATAAGAACCATATCCTATATGCAAAGATTAACATTCACGACTGGTCCATGTTTGACGAATTCAATGCTGTATGGGATGCATGGTTTGATCCTGGCTGCATGCCTGCCAGAACCACGGCGCAGTCCGTTTTGACCGACGGATATCTGGTTGAAATTACGTTGACTGCAGCAAAAATCAGCAACAATTAG
- a CDS encoding ATP-binding protein, with the protein MKILSLHIEGFGKFHDLDISFKDGLNVVYGKNEAGKSTLHTFIRGMLFGIEKQRGRAARNDVYSKYEPWKGSGTYEGWMRLESEGQIYRIQRRFQKQNKELTIVNETQGREMEPTKALLDQLRCGLSETAYDNTISIGQLKCATDGGMVAELRNYIANLNTSGSIALNITKATAYLKSQRRELENQVVPEAARSYTALLGDIRKTEQEISAPQYANQLIEYRNKKSEIKKQLECCQKEKEGLLEKSAKGRQILLNSQFTDQESVQKYMEDTRKLYGEYQNTLAACSKKSRTVCAVFMFLITLAFAGAAGLCLAAPEMVRSLVLLPFPLTAAAGISGAIALAACITGILKLGKNRRFRKELDTSTRLLQEIFARHLGDSSISQDAMNALEGRMAEFLRLSKAVEQSEQTLVQLSQEIGKLQSSEDQFSEEIEQQQRIQWELEQKLEHLADCKTRAEALKHVLAENERIQEELDAIDLAQDTMTTLSTSIRDSFGLYLNREASDLISGITGGIYTSMSIDENLDVFMNTPSKLVPIEQVSSGTMDQIYLALRLAAAKLVQNGRRDTMPLIFDDSFVLYDDERLKTALKWLVKAYDNQIIVFTCHQREAQLLTANQVKYHLVRI; encoded by the coding sequence ATGAAGATATTAAGTCTGCACATTGAGGGATTCGGTAAATTCCACGATTTGGATATCTCCTTTAAGGACGGGCTGAATGTAGTGTACGGCAAAAATGAGGCCGGCAAATCCACCCTTCATACCTTTATCAGAGGAATGCTCTTTGGCATTGAGAAACAGAGAGGCCGGGCTGCCAGGAATGATGTCTACAGCAAATACGAGCCCTGGAAGGGCAGCGGCACCTACGAGGGATGGATGCGGCTGGAGAGCGAAGGCCAGATATACCGTATCCAGAGAAGGTTTCAGAAGCAGAACAAGGAGCTGACCATTGTCAATGAAACTCAGGGCAGGGAGATGGAGCCCACCAAAGCACTCTTAGACCAGCTCCGCTGCGGCCTGTCAGAAACAGCCTACGACAACACCATCAGCATCGGCCAGTTAAAGTGCGCCACGGACGGGGGCATGGTAGCTGAGCTGCGCAATTATATCGCCAACCTCAATACCTCCGGCAGCATTGCCCTGAATATAACTAAGGCCACCGCATACTTAAAAAGCCAGAGGCGGGAGCTGGAGAATCAGGTGGTTCCTGAGGCAGCGCGCAGTTATACAGCCCTTTTAGGTGATATACGCAAGACGGAGCAGGAAATATCCGCGCCTCAGTATGCCAACCAGTTAATTGAGTACCGCAATAAGAAGAGTGAAATCAAAAAGCAGCTGGAGTGCTGTCAGAAGGAAAAAGAAGGGCTGCTTGAAAAGTCTGCAAAAGGACGCCAGATTCTTTTAAACAGCCAGTTTACAGATCAGGAATCCGTACAAAAATACATGGAGGACACCAGGAAGCTTTACGGTGAGTACCAGAACACCCTGGCTGCCTGCAGTAAAAAATCCAGAACGGTCTGTGCTGTATTCATGTTCCTCATTACCCTGGCCTTCGCAGGAGCCGCCGGGCTGTGCCTGGCCGCGCCGGAGATGGTCCGCTCCCTTGTTCTTCTTCCGTTTCCCCTTACAGCCGCGGCGGGGATATCAGGCGCCATTGCCCTGGCTGCCTGTATAACCGGAATCCTTAAGCTGGGCAAGAACCGCCGTTTTAGAAAGGAACTGGACACCAGCACCCGCCTTCTCCAGGAAATATTCGCCCGTCATCTGGGCGATTCCAGCATCTCCCAGGATGCCATGAATGCCTTGGAGGGAAGGATGGCGGAATTCCTCCGGCTCAGCAAGGCTGTGGAGCAGTCTGAGCAGACCCTGGTGCAGTTATCCCAGGAGATTGGAAAGCTCCAGTCCAGCGAGGACCAGTTTTCCGAGGAGATAGAACAGCAGCAGCGTATCCAGTGGGAGCTGGAACAGAAGCTGGAACATCTGGCTGACTGCAAGACCAGGGCCGAAGCCCTGAAACATGTTCTGGCGGAGAATGAACGCATTCAGGAGGAACTGGACGCCATCGACCTGGCCCAGGACACCATGACCACCCTGTCCACCTCCATCCGCGACTCCTTCGGATTATACCTGAACAGGGAGGCCTCTGATCTTATATCCGGTATTACCGGAGGAATTTACACCAGCATGAGCATTGACGAGAACCTGGATGTATTCATGAACACGCCGTCCAAGCTGGTTCCCATAGAGCAGGTCAGCAGCGGCACCATGGATCAGATTTATCTGGCCCTGCGCCTGGCCGCCGCCAAGCTGGTCCAGAATGGCCGAAGGGATACCATGCCCCTGATTTTTGATGACAGTTTTGTTCTGTACGACGATGAACGTCTGAAGACAGCGTTAAAATGGCTTGTGAAGGCGTATGATAATCAGATTATTGTGTTTACCTGCCATCAGCGGGAGGCACAGCTGCTGACGGCGAATCAGGTGAAGTATCATTTAGTGAGGATATAG